One window from the genome of Streptococcus halotolerans encodes:
- a CDS encoding ArsR/SmtB family transcription factor: MEEKIVAYKNNLYQVLSKLTKGLGSEKRLEILNALLHGAKTVDAIAKVTGLSVANTSRHLQVLKEGALVVTTREGNFIRYRLASKKIAELLLLLCHVGEEQLTDMRVIENDYDQEIAVRKVELDEALEMAKDDKAVLLDVRPFEEFESGHLPNAVNLPMDEFESQKYKLPIEKTIIVYCRGRLCGYANLAAKDLQELGYDTYSLNRSFSDWKWG; the protein is encoded by the coding sequence ATGGAAGAAAAAATAGTAGCATACAAAAATAATTTATATCAAGTATTATCAAAATTAACAAAAGGACTCGGTAGTGAGAAGCGTTTAGAAATTTTAAATGCTTTACTGCATGGCGCTAAAACTGTAGATGCTATTGCTAAAGTGACAGGTTTGTCAGTAGCTAATACGTCAAGACACTTGCAAGTCTTAAAAGAAGGGGCGCTTGTTGTTACGACTAGAGAAGGAAATTTTATTCGTTATCGTCTAGCTTCTAAAAAAATAGCTGAGTTGCTTCTTTTGTTATGCCATGTGGGAGAAGAACAATTGACAGATATGAGAGTAATCGAAAATGACTATGACCAGGAAATCGCCGTTAGGAAAGTCGAACTGGATGAAGCGTTAGAAATGGCAAAGGATGATAAAGCTGTTTTACTAGATGTGAGACCATTTGAAGAATTTGAATCAGGTCATCTACCAAATGCAGTTAACTTACCAATGGATGAGTTTGAATCGCAAAAATATAAACTCCCGATTGAGAAAACAATTATCGTTTATTGTAGGGGGAGACTTTGTGGTTATGCCAATCTTGCTGCTAAAGACCTTCAAGAATTGGGTTATGATACTTATAGTCTTAATCGTAGTTTTTCAGACTGGAAATGGGGATAA
- the trxA gene encoding thioredoxin, producing the protein MTKQVITDNFAKEIETGVSLVDFGATWCPPCQMMEPVIDELSRDFAGKATIVKVDVDQSPELAQMFNIRSIPTMIFFKDGQAIDATLGVQSKKSLAEKIEASL; encoded by the coding sequence ATGACTAAACAAGTAATAACAGATAATTTTGCTAAAGAAATTGAAACAGGTGTTTCTCTGGTAGATTTTGGTGCAACTTGGTGCCCACCTTGTCAAATGATGGAGCCAGTGATTGATGAACTATCTCGTGACTTTGCTGGAAAGGCAACTATTGTAAAGGTAGATGTTGATCAGTCTCCTGAACTAGCACAGATGTTTAATATTCGTTCTATTCCAACTATGATTTTCTTTAAAGATGGACAAGCAATAGATGCTACTCTTGGCGTTCAATCTAAAAAATCATTAGCAGAGAAAATTGAAGCAAGCTTATAG